A window of the Lusitaniella coriacea LEGE 07157 genome harbors these coding sequences:
- a CDS encoding phage holin family protein, with protein MLGTFLTLLATALSLLVVDIIFPGVDLANFPAAIIAAIAIGGVNALIKPVISALSLPFNFLTLGAFSLVVNGICFWLASVVAPGFHVAGLLAFILAPVLLSAVNTLLGNYFGEKYPQLAATDQQPNDKLTGV; from the coding sequence ATGTTAGGAACGTTTTTAACTCTACTAGCAACTGCATTAAGCTTACTGGTCGTTGATATTATCTTCCCTGGAGTCGATCTCGCTAATTTCCCCGCAGCGATTATCGCCGCGATCGCGATTGGTGGAGTCAACGCCCTGATTAAGCCTGTCATCTCGGCACTCTCGCTACCATTCAACTTTCTCACTTTGGGTGCTTTCTCCCTCGTCGTCAACGGCATCTGCTTCTGGCTGGCTTCTGTGGTTGCACCGGGATTCCACGTGGCAGGATTATTAGCATTTATCCTCGCACCGGTTCTCTTATCAGCAGTTAACACGCTTTTGGGCAACTATTTTGGAGAGAAATATCCCCAACTCGCAGCCACCGACCAACAACCCAATGATAAGCTTACAGGTGTTTAA
- a CDS encoding YqaE/Pmp3 family membrane protein produces the protein MKLTKIALALLLPPVGIFLETGVGPTLIINILLTLLGWLPGSIHALWVIVKRAEREAV, from the coding sequence ATGAAACTAACAAAAATCGCATTGGCTCTCCTACTCCCTCCCGTGGGAATATTTCTTGAAACTGGAGTAGGGCCAACGCTCATTATCAACATTTTACTGACCTTATTAGGTTGGCTTCCCGGTTCTATCCACGCCCTTTGGGTCATTGTTAAGAGAGCCGAACGCGAAGCAGTTTAG
- a CDS encoding DUF1206 domain-containing protein → MWIEKLARLGYATKGFVYVSIGLLALQTALGTGGKTTSSSGVLQTIAGQPFGKIFLISIAIGLIGYALWRIIEAIVDPADKGTDVEGLGSRLGYVCSGVAYGALSWEAIALVMNAGNSGGGGSSTVSWTARILEQPFGRWLVVLGGAVAIGIGFYRLYRAYKTKFRKKLDLGELSQDQQNWVVQVCRFGVAARGMVFVLLGGSLLQAARQYDPQKAKGLDGILSALVQQPFGKILLAIMSLGLMAYGGYMVVQARYRRIQLEEGALQV, encoded by the coding sequence ATGTGGATCGAAAAACTGGCTCGATTGGGTTACGCGACAAAAGGTTTCGTGTATGTCTCTATTGGTCTTTTAGCATTGCAAACTGCTCTCGGAACCGGAGGAAAAACCACTAGCTCCTCCGGCGTACTGCAAACCATTGCCGGTCAACCTTTTGGCAAGATTTTTTTGATTTCAATCGCCATTGGATTAATTGGTTACGCCCTTTGGCGCATAATTGAGGCAATTGTCGATCCTGCCGATAAGGGAACAGATGTGGAGGGATTGGGCAGTCGATTGGGCTATGTTTGTAGCGGCGTGGCTTACGGTGCGTTGTCCTGGGAAGCAATTGCGTTAGTGATGAATGCTGGGAATTCAGGCGGTGGGGGAAGTTCGACTGTGAGTTGGACGGCGCGGATTCTGGAACAACCCTTCGGGCGTTGGTTAGTCGTATTGGGGGGTGCAGTTGCGATTGGCATTGGCTTCTATCGACTTTATAGAGCCTACAAAACCAAATTTCGCAAAAAGCTCGATCTCGGAGAATTGAGCCAAGATCAACAAAACTGGGTGGTACAGGTCTGTCGCTTTGGAGTCGCCGCACGGGGCATGGTATTCGTTCTTTTGGGGGGTTCTCTGCTGCAAGCTGCTCGCCAGTACGATCCCCAAAAAGCGAAAGGGTTGGACGGCATTTTGTCGGCATTAGTTCAACAACCCTTTGGCAAAATTTTGCTCGCCATCATGTCTTTGGGTCTAATGGCCTATGGCGGATATATGGTGGTGCAAGCGCGATACCGCCGAATTCAATTGGAAGAGGGCGCTCTACAAGTGTAA
- the bioD gene encoding dethiobiotin synthase — MTNLLITGTDTDAGKTVLMTALIAYWQRYRKLESLGVMKLVQAGVGDREQYEKLFELPQSAQTIAPLYFKTPVAPPIAAEREGRIVDLTCVWQAFQELQQQREFVLVEALGGLGSPVTAELTVADIARDWRFNVVLVVPVKLGAIAQTVANVALARQTQLNLKGIILNCLHPNAEAHLEDWTPIPLIESLTQVPILGILPNLRDCEDLTKLAKVASNLDLEQLFPKHLCRQN; from the coding sequence ATGACAAATTTACTAATTACTGGAACGGATACCGATGCGGGTAAAACCGTTCTGATGACTGCGTTGATTGCCTATTGGCAAAGATATCGGAAGTTGGAGAGTTTGGGCGTGATGAAGTTGGTTCAGGCGGGGGTCGGCGATCGCGAACAGTATGAAAAACTGTTTGAACTCCCGCAATCTGCCCAAACCATTGCTCCCCTTTACTTCAAAACCCCCGTCGCGCCGCCGATTGCTGCGGAACGAGAAGGGCGAATTGTCGATCTAACCTGCGTTTGGCAAGCGTTTCAGGAACTGCAACAACAGAGAGAATTTGTGTTGGTTGAGGCGTTGGGGGGATTGGGTTCTCCGGTGACGGCAGAATTAACAGTGGCAGATATTGCGCGGGATTGGCGGTTTAACGTGGTTTTGGTGGTTCCAGTCAAATTGGGCGCGATCGCGCAAACTGTTGCAAATGTCGCCCTCGCTCGTCAAACTCAACTGAACCTCAAAGGGATCATTCTTAACTGTCTCCACCCCAATGCAGAAGCCCATCTCGAAGATTGGACTCCCATTCCCTTAATTGAATCTCTCACCCAAGTTCCCATCCTAGGGATTTTGCCCAACTTGCGCGATTGCGAAGACTTAACAAAATTAGCAAAAGTCGCATCAAATTTGGATTTGGAGCAGTTGTTTCCAAAGCATCTTTGCAGGCAAAACTAA
- a CDS encoding DUF561 domain-containing protein gives MTINLQLQQAFAQHNALKIISGLNNFDRDRVAATVKAATAGGATFVDIAADPDLVRLARHLTPLPICTSAVEPEKLVRAVEAGADLIEIGNFDSFYAQGRRFEANEVLELTGQTRELLPNIALSVTVPHILELDQQVELAQALVEVGADIIQTEGGTSSAPTHAGTLGLVEKAAPTLAAAYSIARAVSVPVLCASGLSDVTAPMAIAAGASGVGVGSAINQLNDEVAMVAAVRRLVEALGTVKRVGAIA, from the coding sequence ATGACAATAAATCTTCAACTCCAGCAGGCTTTCGCACAACACAATGCTCTTAAGATTATTAGCGGTTTAAATAATTTTGACCGCGATCGCGTGGCGGCGACAGTTAAAGCGGCAACAGCAGGGGGAGCAACTTTTGTGGATATTGCTGCCGATCCCGATTTGGTGCGCCTCGCGCGCCACTTGACCCCTTTGCCGATTTGCACCTCTGCTGTGGAACCGGAAAAATTAGTCCGTGCGGTGGAAGCAGGGGCAGATTTAATTGAAATTGGTAATTTTGATAGCTTTTACGCCCAAGGACGGCGTTTTGAGGCGAATGAGGTTTTGGAACTGACTGGGCAAACGAGAGAATTACTCCCCAATATCGCCCTCTCTGTAACGGTTCCCCATATTCTCGAACTCGACCAACAAGTAGAACTCGCCCAAGCTTTGGTTGAGGTAGGAGCGGATATTATTCAAACCGAAGGCGGCACCAGCAGCGCCCCCACTCACGCGGGAACTTTGGGTTTGGTGGAAAAAGCCGCGCCGACCCTTGCGGCTGCATACAGCATTGCACGAGCCGTTTCTGTGCCGGTGTTGTGCGCGTCGGGTTTATCCGATGTCACCGCACCGATGGCGATCGCGGCTGGGGCTTCTGGCGTAGGTGTCGGGTCTGCCATTAACCAGCTTAATGATGAGGTGGCGATGGTTGCGGCGGTTCGCCGATTGGTTGAGGCTTTGGGGACGGTGAAGCGGGTTGGCGCGATCGCGTAG